In a genomic window of Sarcophilus harrisii chromosome 4, mSarHar1.11, whole genome shotgun sequence:
- the TARS2 gene encoding threonine--tRNA ligase, mitochondrial isoform X3 — MRGPWRRLWARRAPGRGLHTAPATTLPRRLAERLGLFEELWAAQAEKARRQRRPIRVLVPGGRRLEGEAWSTTPYQVARQISCSLADSAVAARVNGVLYDLDRPLEGDADLDFLTFDSPEGKALFWHSSAHVLGAAAEHLLGALLCRGPSTSCGFYHDMALRGNRTVRGSELPILEQTCQRIVAAAHPFRRLEASREQLGQLFKDNPFKLQQIEDKIKEPTATVYGCGTSVDLCKGPHLRHTGQIGVLKLLTNSSSLWVGSSGAEEPLQRVYGISFPSIEGLRAWEKQREEATAKDHRRIGKEEYARRGFSEVRTPTLFSTKLWEQSGHWEHYSEDMFILQPPEADGPTDCQSDYSTSQRRDRLALKPMNCPAHCLIFAHRPRSWRELPLRLADFGALHRTEASGNLGGLTRLRRFQQDDAHIFCAPDQLETEIRGCLDFLHSVYTVLGFSFHLGLSTRPSSFLGEVHLWDQAEQILQKALNEFGKPWELNPGDGAFYGPKIDVHIQDALGRPHQCGTIQLDFQLPLRFDLQYMGQAGVLERPVLIHRAVLGSVERMLGVLAENYGGKWPLWLSPLQAMVIPVGAEQEGYAQEVQEALLAAGLVGDLDKDPSVTLGRRVRRAQLSQYNFQLGEWFQGGEQSRHLEPWHLPPFLGGLLTWAQRRRGPCQVSLPPTLPGFLSLGKREGR; from the exons ATGCGTGGGCCGTGGCGGCGCCTCTGGGCCCGGAGGGCTCCGGGCCGCGGCTTGCATACG GCCCCCGCGACCACCCTTCCCCGCCGGCTGGCCGAGAGGCTGGGCCTTTTCGAGGAGCTATGGGCGGCGCAGGCGGAGAAGGCCCGGAGGCAGCGGCGGCCCATCCGTGTCCTGGTTCCCGGAGGCCGCAGGCTGGAAGGCGAAGCCTGGAGCACCACCCCCTACCAGGTAGCGCGGCAGATCAG TTGTTCCCTGGCAGACAGCGCTGTAGCGGCCAGAGTCAACGGCGTCCTCTACGATTTGGACCGGCCCTTGGAGGGCGATGCCGACCTGGACTTCCTGACTTTTGATTCCCCCGAAGGAAAAGCG TTGTTCTGGCATTCTAGTGCCCATGTTCTGGGGGCAGCTGCTGAACATCTTCTGGGTGCCCTACTCTGCCGTGGCCCCAGCACCTCTTGTGGATTCTACCATGACATGGCTCTCAGAGGGAATCG GACAGTGCGGGGCTCAGAGTTGCCTATCCTAGAACAGACATGTCAGAGGATCGTGGCTGCTGCTCACCCTTTCCGGCGGCTGGAGGCCTCTCGGGAGCAGCTTGGTCAGCTCTTTAAG GATAACCCTTTTAAGCTTCAACagattgaagacaaaataaaGGAACCAACTGCTACAGTCTATGG atGTGGCACATCAGTTGACCTTTGCAAGGGCCCCCACCTCCGACATACAGGACAGATTGGTGTGCTAAAGCTCCTGACG aACTCATCCTCATTGTGGGTGGGGTCTTCAGGGGCTGAGGAGCCACTGCAGCGAGTATACGGCATTTCCTTCCCCTCCATTGAGGGGTTGAGAGCCTGGGAGAAGCAGAGGGAGGAAGCAACAGCGAAGGACCACAGACGCATTGGGAAA GAAGAGTATGCCCGACGAGGGTTCTCCGAGGTGAGGACCCCAACCCTCTTCTCTACAAAACTCTGGGAGCAGTCAGGACACTGGGAGCATTACAGTGAAGACATGTTCATTCTTCAGCCTCCAGAGGCTGATGGGCCCACTGATTGCCAGAGTGACTATTCCACCAGCCAGCGTAGGGACCGGCTGGCCCTCAAGCCTATGAACTGCCCTGCCCACTG cTTAATCTTTGCCCACCGACCCCGGTCCTGGCGAGAACTGCCCCTGCGGCTGGCGGATTTTGGGGCCCTGCACCGAACCGAGGCCTCTGGGAATCTGGGGGGCCTGACTCGGCTTCGGAGGTTCCAGCAGGATGATGCCCACATCTTCTGTGCTCCAGATCAG CTGGAGACTGAGATCCGAGGATGCCTCGATTTCCTTCACTCAGTCTACACAGTCCTTGGCTTCTCCTTTCATCTGGGGCTCTCGACCAGGCCGTCGTCTTTCCTAGGGGAGGTTCACCTTTGGGACCAGGCCGAGCAG ATCCTTCAAAAAGCCCTGAATGAATTTGGGAAGCCCTGGGAGCTGAATCCTGGAGATGGTGCCTTTTATGGACCCAAG ATTGATGTTCATATCCAGGACGCCCTGGGCAGACCCCACCAGTGCGGGACTATCCAGCTTGACTTCCAGCTGCCCCTGAGATTTGACCTCCAGTACATGGG GCAGGCGGGGGTCCTGGAGCGCCCGGTCCTCATTCACCGAGCAGTGCTGGgctcagtggaaagaatgttggggGTGCTGGCCGAGAACTATGGAGGCAAATG gCCCCTGTGGCTCTCTCCACTGCAGGCCATGGTCATTCCTGTAGGAGCTGAGCAAGAGGGTTATGCACAGGAG GTGCAGGAAGCCCTGCTCGCTGCAGGCCTAGTGGGTGACTTGGATAAAGATCCCAGCGTGACCCTTGGCCGGAGAGTGCGGCGGGCCCAGCTCTCCCAATATAACTTCCAGTTGGGTGAGTGGTTCCAGGGTGGGGAGCAGAGCCGGCACCTGGAACCCTGGCATCTGCCCCCATTCTTAGGTGGTCTCCTCACCTGGGCCCAAAGGAGGAGGGGACCGTGCCAGGTTTCCCTGCCCCCAACTTTGCCTGGTTTCCTATCtctgggaaagagggagggaaggtga
- the TARS2 gene encoding threonine--tRNA ligase, mitochondrial isoform X2, whose protein sequence is MRGPWRRLWARRAPGRGLHTAPATTLPRRLAERLGLFEELWAAQAEKARRQRRPIRVLVPGGRRLEGEAWSTTPYQVARQISCSLADSAVAARVNGVLYDLDRPLEGDADLDFLTFDSPEGKALFWHSSAHVLGAAAEHLLGALLCRGPSTSCGFYHDMALRGNRTVRGSELPILEQTCQRIVAAAHPFRRLEASREQLGQLFKDNPFKLQQIEDKIKEPTATVYGCGTSVDLCKGPHLRHTGQIGVLKLLTNSSSLWVGSSGAEEPLQRVYGISFPSIEGLRAWEKQREEATAKDHRRIGKDQELFFFHELSPGSCFFLPRGTRIYNTLMTFIREEYARRGFSEVRTPTLFSTKLWEQSGHWEHYSEDMFILQPPEADGPTDCQSDYSTSQRRDRLALKPMNCPAHCLIFAHRPRSWRELPLRLADFGALHRTEASGNLGGLTRLRRFQQDDAHIFCAPDQLETEIRGCLDFLHSVYTVLGFSFHLGLSTRPSSFLGEVHLWDQAEQILQKALNEFGKPWELNPGDGAFYGPKIDVHIQDALGRPHQCGTIQLDFQLPLRFDLQYMGQAGVLERPVLIHRAVLGSVERMLGVLAENYGGKWPLWLSPLQAMVIPVGAEQEGYAQEVQEALLAAGLVGDLDKDPSVTLGRRVRRAQLSQYNFQLVVGPREQSQRTVNIRARDGRQLGERAVAEVVGRLRELQAARVRNAEEMF, encoded by the exons ATGCGTGGGCCGTGGCGGCGCCTCTGGGCCCGGAGGGCTCCGGGCCGCGGCTTGCATACG GCCCCCGCGACCACCCTTCCCCGCCGGCTGGCCGAGAGGCTGGGCCTTTTCGAGGAGCTATGGGCGGCGCAGGCGGAGAAGGCCCGGAGGCAGCGGCGGCCCATCCGTGTCCTGGTTCCCGGAGGCCGCAGGCTGGAAGGCGAAGCCTGGAGCACCACCCCCTACCAGGTAGCGCGGCAGATCAG TTGTTCCCTGGCAGACAGCGCTGTAGCGGCCAGAGTCAACGGCGTCCTCTACGATTTGGACCGGCCCTTGGAGGGCGATGCCGACCTGGACTTCCTGACTTTTGATTCCCCCGAAGGAAAAGCG TTGTTCTGGCATTCTAGTGCCCATGTTCTGGGGGCAGCTGCTGAACATCTTCTGGGTGCCCTACTCTGCCGTGGCCCCAGCACCTCTTGTGGATTCTACCATGACATGGCTCTCAGAGGGAATCG GACAGTGCGGGGCTCAGAGTTGCCTATCCTAGAACAGACATGTCAGAGGATCGTGGCTGCTGCTCACCCTTTCCGGCGGCTGGAGGCCTCTCGGGAGCAGCTTGGTCAGCTCTTTAAG GATAACCCTTTTAAGCTTCAACagattgaagacaaaataaaGGAACCAACTGCTACAGTCTATGG atGTGGCACATCAGTTGACCTTTGCAAGGGCCCCCACCTCCGACATACAGGACAGATTGGTGTGCTAAAGCTCCTGACG aACTCATCCTCATTGTGGGTGGGGTCTTCAGGGGCTGAGGAGCCACTGCAGCGAGTATACGGCATTTCCTTCCCCTCCATTGAGGGGTTGAGAGCCTGGGAGAAGCAGAGGGAGGAAGCAACAGCGAAGGACCACAGACGCATTGGGAAA GACCAGGAGCTTTTCTTTTTCCACGAGCTGAGCCCAGGAAGCTGTTTTTTCCTGCCACGGGGGACAAGAATCTATAACACGCTGATGACTTTCATCAGG GAAGAGTATGCCCGACGAGGGTTCTCCGAGGTGAGGACCCCAACCCTCTTCTCTACAAAACTCTGGGAGCAGTCAGGACACTGGGAGCATTACAGTGAAGACATGTTCATTCTTCAGCCTCCAGAGGCTGATGGGCCCACTGATTGCCAGAGTGACTATTCCACCAGCCAGCGTAGGGACCGGCTGGCCCTCAAGCCTATGAACTGCCCTGCCCACTG cTTAATCTTTGCCCACCGACCCCGGTCCTGGCGAGAACTGCCCCTGCGGCTGGCGGATTTTGGGGCCCTGCACCGAACCGAGGCCTCTGGGAATCTGGGGGGCCTGACTCGGCTTCGGAGGTTCCAGCAGGATGATGCCCACATCTTCTGTGCTCCAGATCAG CTGGAGACTGAGATCCGAGGATGCCTCGATTTCCTTCACTCAGTCTACACAGTCCTTGGCTTCTCCTTTCATCTGGGGCTCTCGACCAGGCCGTCGTCTTTCCTAGGGGAGGTTCACCTTTGGGACCAGGCCGAGCAG ATCCTTCAAAAAGCCCTGAATGAATTTGGGAAGCCCTGGGAGCTGAATCCTGGAGATGGTGCCTTTTATGGACCCAAG ATTGATGTTCATATCCAGGACGCCCTGGGCAGACCCCACCAGTGCGGGACTATCCAGCTTGACTTCCAGCTGCCCCTGAGATTTGACCTCCAGTACATGGG GCAGGCGGGGGTCCTGGAGCGCCCGGTCCTCATTCACCGAGCAGTGCTGGgctcagtggaaagaatgttggggGTGCTGGCCGAGAACTATGGAGGCAAATG gCCCCTGTGGCTCTCTCCACTGCAGGCCATGGTCATTCCTGTAGGAGCTGAGCAAGAGGGTTATGCACAGGAG GTGCAGGAAGCCCTGCTCGCTGCAGGCCTAGTGGGTGACTTGGATAAAGATCCCAGCGTGACCCTTGGCCGGAGAGTGCGGCGGGCCCAGCTCTCCCAATATAACTTCCAGTTGG TGGTGGGTCCCAGAGAGCAAAGTCAAAGGACAGTGAACATCCGCGCAAGAGATGGGCGCCAGCTTGGAGAGCGGGCTGTCGCAGAGGTGGTAGGTCGGCTTCGGGAGCTGCAGGCCGCCAGGGTCCGCAACGCCGAGGAAATGTTTTGA
- the TARS2 gene encoding threonine--tRNA ligase, mitochondrial isoform X4 has product MRGPWRRLWARRAPGRGLHTAPATTLPRRLAERLGLFEELWAAQAEKARRQRRPIRVLVPGGRRLEGEAWSTTPYQVARQISCSLADSAVAARVNGVLYDLDRPLEGDADLDFLTFDSPEGKALFWHSSAHVLGAAAEHLLGALLCRGPSTSCGFYHDMALRGNRTVRGSELPILEQTCQRIVAAAHPFRRLEASREQLGQLFKDNPFKLQQIEDKIKEPTATVYGCGTSVDLCKGPHLRHTGQIGVLKLLTNSSSLWVGSSGAEEPLQRVYGISFPSIEGLRAWEKQREEATAKDHRRIGKDQELFFFHELSPGSCFFLPRGTRIYNTLMTFIREEYARRGFSEVRTPTLFSTKLWEQSGHWEHYSEDMFILQPPEADGPTDCQSDYSTSQRRDRLALKPMNCPAHCLIFAHRPRSWRELPLRLADFGALHRTEASGNLGGLTRLRRFQQDDAHIFCAPDQLETEIRGCLDFLHSVYTVLGFSFHLGLSTRPSSFLGEVHLWDQAEQILQKALNEFGKPWELNPGDGAFYGPKAGGGPGAPGPHSPSSAGLSGKNVGGAGRELWRQMAPVALSTAGHGHSCRS; this is encoded by the exons ATGCGTGGGCCGTGGCGGCGCCTCTGGGCCCGGAGGGCTCCGGGCCGCGGCTTGCATACG GCCCCCGCGACCACCCTTCCCCGCCGGCTGGCCGAGAGGCTGGGCCTTTTCGAGGAGCTATGGGCGGCGCAGGCGGAGAAGGCCCGGAGGCAGCGGCGGCCCATCCGTGTCCTGGTTCCCGGAGGCCGCAGGCTGGAAGGCGAAGCCTGGAGCACCACCCCCTACCAGGTAGCGCGGCAGATCAG TTGTTCCCTGGCAGACAGCGCTGTAGCGGCCAGAGTCAACGGCGTCCTCTACGATTTGGACCGGCCCTTGGAGGGCGATGCCGACCTGGACTTCCTGACTTTTGATTCCCCCGAAGGAAAAGCG TTGTTCTGGCATTCTAGTGCCCATGTTCTGGGGGCAGCTGCTGAACATCTTCTGGGTGCCCTACTCTGCCGTGGCCCCAGCACCTCTTGTGGATTCTACCATGACATGGCTCTCAGAGGGAATCG GACAGTGCGGGGCTCAGAGTTGCCTATCCTAGAACAGACATGTCAGAGGATCGTGGCTGCTGCTCACCCTTTCCGGCGGCTGGAGGCCTCTCGGGAGCAGCTTGGTCAGCTCTTTAAG GATAACCCTTTTAAGCTTCAACagattgaagacaaaataaaGGAACCAACTGCTACAGTCTATGG atGTGGCACATCAGTTGACCTTTGCAAGGGCCCCCACCTCCGACATACAGGACAGATTGGTGTGCTAAAGCTCCTGACG aACTCATCCTCATTGTGGGTGGGGTCTTCAGGGGCTGAGGAGCCACTGCAGCGAGTATACGGCATTTCCTTCCCCTCCATTGAGGGGTTGAGAGCCTGGGAGAAGCAGAGGGAGGAAGCAACAGCGAAGGACCACAGACGCATTGGGAAA GACCAGGAGCTTTTCTTTTTCCACGAGCTGAGCCCAGGAAGCTGTTTTTTCCTGCCACGGGGGACAAGAATCTATAACACGCTGATGACTTTCATCAGG GAAGAGTATGCCCGACGAGGGTTCTCCGAGGTGAGGACCCCAACCCTCTTCTCTACAAAACTCTGGGAGCAGTCAGGACACTGGGAGCATTACAGTGAAGACATGTTCATTCTTCAGCCTCCAGAGGCTGATGGGCCCACTGATTGCCAGAGTGACTATTCCACCAGCCAGCGTAGGGACCGGCTGGCCCTCAAGCCTATGAACTGCCCTGCCCACTG cTTAATCTTTGCCCACCGACCCCGGTCCTGGCGAGAACTGCCCCTGCGGCTGGCGGATTTTGGGGCCCTGCACCGAACCGAGGCCTCTGGGAATCTGGGGGGCCTGACTCGGCTTCGGAGGTTCCAGCAGGATGATGCCCACATCTTCTGTGCTCCAGATCAG CTGGAGACTGAGATCCGAGGATGCCTCGATTTCCTTCACTCAGTCTACACAGTCCTTGGCTTCTCCTTTCATCTGGGGCTCTCGACCAGGCCGTCGTCTTTCCTAGGGGAGGTTCACCTTTGGGACCAGGCCGAGCAG ATCCTTCAAAAAGCCCTGAATGAATTTGGGAAGCCCTGGGAGCTGAATCCTGGAGATGGTGCCTTTTATGGACCCAAG GCAGGCGGGGGTCCTGGAGCGCCCGGTCCTCATTCACCGAGCAGTGCTGGgctcagtggaaagaatgttggggGTGCTGGCCGAGAACTATGGAGGCAAATG gCCCCTGTGGCTCTCTCCACTGCAGGCCATGGTCATTCCTGTAGGAGCTGA
- the TARS2 gene encoding threonine--tRNA ligase, mitochondrial isoform X1 yields the protein MRGPWRRLWARRAPGRGLHTAPATTLPRRLAERLGLFEELWAAQAEKARRQRRPIRVLVPGGRRLEGEAWSTTPYQVARQISCSLADSAVAARVNGVLYDLDRPLEGDADLDFLTFDSPEGKALFWHSSAHVLGAAAEHLLGALLCRGPSTSCGFYHDMALRGNRTVRGSELPILEQTCQRIVAAAHPFRRLEASREQLGQLFKDNPFKLQQIEDKIKEPTATVYGCGTSVDLCKGPHLRHTGQIGVLKLLTNSSSLWVGSSGAEEPLQRVYGISFPSIEGLRAWEKQREEATAKDHRRIGKDQELFFFHELSPGSCFFLPRGTRIYNTLMTFIREEYARRGFSEVRTPTLFSTKLWEQSGHWEHYSEDMFILQPPEADGPTDCQSDYSTSQRRDRLALKPMNCPAHCLIFAHRPRSWRELPLRLADFGALHRTEASGNLGGLTRLRRFQQDDAHIFCAPDQLETEIRGCLDFLHSVYTVLGFSFHLGLSTRPSSFLGEVHLWDQAEQILQKALNEFGKPWELNPGDGAFYGPKIDVHIQDALGRPHQCGTIQLDFQLPLRFDLQYMGQAGVLERPVLIHRAVLGSVERMLGVLAENYGGKWPLWLSPLQAMVIPVGAEQEGYAQEVQEALLAAGLVGDLDKDPSVTLGRRVRRAQLSQYNFQLGEWFQGGEQSRHLEPWHLPPFLGGLLTWAQRRRGPCQVSLPPTLPGFLSLGKREGR from the exons ATGCGTGGGCCGTGGCGGCGCCTCTGGGCCCGGAGGGCTCCGGGCCGCGGCTTGCATACG GCCCCCGCGACCACCCTTCCCCGCCGGCTGGCCGAGAGGCTGGGCCTTTTCGAGGAGCTATGGGCGGCGCAGGCGGAGAAGGCCCGGAGGCAGCGGCGGCCCATCCGTGTCCTGGTTCCCGGAGGCCGCAGGCTGGAAGGCGAAGCCTGGAGCACCACCCCCTACCAGGTAGCGCGGCAGATCAG TTGTTCCCTGGCAGACAGCGCTGTAGCGGCCAGAGTCAACGGCGTCCTCTACGATTTGGACCGGCCCTTGGAGGGCGATGCCGACCTGGACTTCCTGACTTTTGATTCCCCCGAAGGAAAAGCG TTGTTCTGGCATTCTAGTGCCCATGTTCTGGGGGCAGCTGCTGAACATCTTCTGGGTGCCCTACTCTGCCGTGGCCCCAGCACCTCTTGTGGATTCTACCATGACATGGCTCTCAGAGGGAATCG GACAGTGCGGGGCTCAGAGTTGCCTATCCTAGAACAGACATGTCAGAGGATCGTGGCTGCTGCTCACCCTTTCCGGCGGCTGGAGGCCTCTCGGGAGCAGCTTGGTCAGCTCTTTAAG GATAACCCTTTTAAGCTTCAACagattgaagacaaaataaaGGAACCAACTGCTACAGTCTATGG atGTGGCACATCAGTTGACCTTTGCAAGGGCCCCCACCTCCGACATACAGGACAGATTGGTGTGCTAAAGCTCCTGACG aACTCATCCTCATTGTGGGTGGGGTCTTCAGGGGCTGAGGAGCCACTGCAGCGAGTATACGGCATTTCCTTCCCCTCCATTGAGGGGTTGAGAGCCTGGGAGAAGCAGAGGGAGGAAGCAACAGCGAAGGACCACAGACGCATTGGGAAA GACCAGGAGCTTTTCTTTTTCCACGAGCTGAGCCCAGGAAGCTGTTTTTTCCTGCCACGGGGGACAAGAATCTATAACACGCTGATGACTTTCATCAGG GAAGAGTATGCCCGACGAGGGTTCTCCGAGGTGAGGACCCCAACCCTCTTCTCTACAAAACTCTGGGAGCAGTCAGGACACTGGGAGCATTACAGTGAAGACATGTTCATTCTTCAGCCTCCAGAGGCTGATGGGCCCACTGATTGCCAGAGTGACTATTCCACCAGCCAGCGTAGGGACCGGCTGGCCCTCAAGCCTATGAACTGCCCTGCCCACTG cTTAATCTTTGCCCACCGACCCCGGTCCTGGCGAGAACTGCCCCTGCGGCTGGCGGATTTTGGGGCCCTGCACCGAACCGAGGCCTCTGGGAATCTGGGGGGCCTGACTCGGCTTCGGAGGTTCCAGCAGGATGATGCCCACATCTTCTGTGCTCCAGATCAG CTGGAGACTGAGATCCGAGGATGCCTCGATTTCCTTCACTCAGTCTACACAGTCCTTGGCTTCTCCTTTCATCTGGGGCTCTCGACCAGGCCGTCGTCTTTCCTAGGGGAGGTTCACCTTTGGGACCAGGCCGAGCAG ATCCTTCAAAAAGCCCTGAATGAATTTGGGAAGCCCTGGGAGCTGAATCCTGGAGATGGTGCCTTTTATGGACCCAAG ATTGATGTTCATATCCAGGACGCCCTGGGCAGACCCCACCAGTGCGGGACTATCCAGCTTGACTTCCAGCTGCCCCTGAGATTTGACCTCCAGTACATGGG GCAGGCGGGGGTCCTGGAGCGCCCGGTCCTCATTCACCGAGCAGTGCTGGgctcagtggaaagaatgttggggGTGCTGGCCGAGAACTATGGAGGCAAATG gCCCCTGTGGCTCTCTCCACTGCAGGCCATGGTCATTCCTGTAGGAGCTGAGCAAGAGGGTTATGCACAGGAG GTGCAGGAAGCCCTGCTCGCTGCAGGCCTAGTGGGTGACTTGGATAAAGATCCCAGCGTGACCCTTGGCCGGAGAGTGCGGCGGGCCCAGCTCTCCCAATATAACTTCCAGTTGGGTGAGTGGTTCCAGGGTGGGGAGCAGAGCCGGCACCTGGAACCCTGGCATCTGCCCCCATTCTTAGGTGGTCTCCTCACCTGGGCCCAAAGGAGGAGGGGACCGTGCCAGGTTTCCCTGCCCCCAACTTTGCCTGGTTTCCTATCtctgggaaagagggagggaaggtga